A single genomic interval of uncultured Sphaerochaeta sp. harbors:
- a CDS encoding Bax inhibitor-1/YccA family protein — protein sequence MAEQKSSILQNVQVRERTILKNVYLWMTAGLGLTSLISYFVASNPALLQALVGNMMGFLLLVIGQFALVFYLTARLDRMSQASAIGAFLAYSALNGIMLSTIFIVYTGAVIYKSFLTAALMFAGMSLYAMTTKRDLNRIGSYLVMGMWGLIGTMVLNMFLGSSGLDYLISFAGVAIFLGLTAWDTQKIVRWNQSYGTDIDEETFTKLSIIGALSLYLDFLNLFLFLLRIFGRSDR from the coding sequence ATGGCAGAACAAAAGAGTTCAATACTTCAGAATGTACAAGTTCGTGAACGGACGATATTGAAAAACGTATACCTTTGGATGACCGCAGGGCTTGGCCTGACGTCCTTGATTTCCTATTTTGTAGCAAGTAATCCTGCACTTCTCCAGGCACTTGTCGGGAATATGATGGGTTTTCTCCTGCTCGTCATCGGACAGTTTGCATTGGTATTCTACCTCACTGCACGCCTTGATAGGATGAGCCAGGCAAGTGCCATTGGTGCATTCCTTGCCTATTCTGCACTCAACGGCATTATGCTGAGCACCATCTTTATCGTGTATACAGGGGCAGTCATATATAAGAGCTTCCTCACAGCAGCGCTTATGTTTGCCGGGATGAGTCTCTATGCCATGACAACCAAGCGTGATCTCAACAGGATCGGCTCGTACCTGGTCATGGGCATGTGGGGTTTGATCGGAACAATGGTGCTTAATATGTTCCTTGGCTCAAGCGGCCTTGATTACTTGATCAGTTTTGCCGGAGTGGCCATCTTTCTTGGTCTCACTGCATGGGATACCCAGAAAATTGTACGTTGGAACCAGAGCTATGGAACAGATATCGACGAGGAGACCTTCACCAAGTTGAGCATAATAGGAGCGCTCTCTCTCTATCTCGATTTTCTCAACCTTTTCCTATTCCTCTTGCGGATTTTCGGTCGTTCAGACCGCTAA
- a CDS encoding PHP domain-containing protein — protein MLVPIDLHNHSCLSPCGDDDLTPSLLAVEAMEQGIEILALSDHNSARNLPAFAEACELCCILPLFGMEVTTSEEVHVLTLFPRLEDALEFGTFIEFLLPPIKNDRRLFGNQLVVNLEGEVQEEVDAMLAAATSLSFSDVVEEALSRDALVIPAHIDRFANSALANLGFLPDLPYSALEAMHPPVHADTHGLVVLTGSDAHSLEQVGRRTCSLEMQDCSYESLKKALAKRNLVAYRS, from the coding sequence ATGCTGGTACCGATTGATCTACACAACCACAGCTGTCTATCCCCTTGCGGGGATGACGATCTTACCCCTTCCCTCCTTGCCGTAGAGGCCATGGAACAGGGTATCGAGATTCTTGCCCTAAGTGACCACAACAGTGCAAGGAATCTTCCAGCTTTTGCTGAGGCATGTGAGCTTTGCTGCATTCTCCCCCTCTTTGGCATGGAAGTGACAACCAGCGAAGAGGTACATGTACTTACGCTTTTCCCGAGGTTGGAGGATGCCCTGGAATTTGGAACATTTATTGAGTTTCTCCTACCACCAATCAAGAATGACAGGAGATTGTTCGGTAATCAGCTGGTGGTAAATCTTGAGGGCGAGGTGCAGGAGGAGGTGGATGCGATGCTTGCTGCTGCCACCTCACTTTCCTTCTCCGATGTGGTGGAGGAAGCCCTAAGCCGGGACGCATTGGTCATTCCAGCACATATTGACCGGTTCGCAAACAGTGCCCTGGCCAATCTGGGCTTTCTTCCGGACCTTCCCTACAGCGCATTGGAGGCTATGCACCCCCCCGTGCATGCCGATACCCACGGTTTGGTGGTGCTTACCGGCTCGGATGCACATAGCCTTGAACAGGTAGGGAGAAGAACCTGTTCCTTAGAGATGCAAGATTGCTCCTATGAGTCACTCAAGAAAGCGCTGGCCAAGCGAAACCTGGTAGCGTACCGTTCCTAG
- a CDS encoding iron-sulfur binding hydrogenase — protein MHVQDLAALEGFKAEHSELENWEITDAYCGDLLSDVMGNAPSESVLVTIQAHKNTVAVASLAGIRALVICNNRSVPSDMLEAAKEEDISIFTTKDTQFEASCKIAKALGRLDAGTD, from the coding sequence ATGCATGTACAGGACCTTGCAGCCTTGGAAGGCTTCAAAGCAGAACATAGCGAATTGGAGAACTGGGAAATTACTGATGCCTATTGTGGGGATCTGCTCAGTGATGTAATGGGGAATGCTCCCTCTGAGAGTGTCCTTGTCACCATTCAGGCCCACAAGAATACGGTAGCTGTCGCGTCACTGGCGGGCATTCGCGCGCTGGTCATCTGCAACAACCGCAGTGTTCCTTCCGATATGCTGGAAGCAGCGAAGGAAGAGGATATCTCCATCTTTACCACCAAGGATACCCAGTTTGAAGCCAGCTGCAAGATAGCAAAAGCTTTGGGGAGACTTGATGCTGGTACCGATTGA
- a CDS encoding CBS domain-containing protein codes for MQEIPINTYNSPNVILELIYKLKIKDVMTTDLVTATKDTPLREIQYIMRERQVTGLPIVLGKRLIGIVSMDDIIQALDKGYIDEKAQDHMTRNLIVLEDDMPISFAISYFDRFSYHRFPVLNKHKELVGMITSRDITSTLLVEINREIEDLEKRTRTTSLSEEMSGEIHTYSILKHDFENAGYASTEIKKRLKSAGIAPHVIRRAAIASYELEMNLVVHSDGGELIAEYSPQTIQITARDSGPGISDVESAMTAGWTTASEWIRSLGFGAGMGLPNVRSVADDFTIESTLNGTTVVCVIALHPNQEET; via the coding sequence ATGCAAGAGATACCTATCAATACCTATAATTCGCCAAACGTCATCCTGGAGTTGATCTACAAACTGAAGATCAAGGATGTCATGACGACGGACCTGGTCACCGCTACCAAGGACACACCGCTGCGCGAAATACAGTACATCATGAGGGAAAGGCAGGTCACCGGACTGCCAATCGTACTCGGTAAGCGTCTTATCGGCATCGTCAGTATGGATGACATCATCCAGGCACTCGATAAGGGGTATATCGATGAGAAAGCCCAGGACCACATGACACGCAATCTCATCGTCCTTGAGGATGATATGCCGATCTCTTTTGCGATCAGCTACTTTGACCGTTTCAGTTACCACCGATTCCCGGTTTTGAACAAACATAAGGAACTGGTGGGAATGATCACCAGCCGGGATATCACCAGTACCTTGTTGGTGGAGATCAACAGGGAGATTGAGGACCTTGAGAAGAGAACCCGCACCACCAGCCTCAGCGAGGAGATGAGTGGGGAAATCCACACCTATTCCATTCTCAAGCATGACTTTGAGAATGCAGGGTATGCCAGTACCGAGATAAAGAAACGACTCAAGAGTGCGGGTATTGCCCCTCATGTCATCCGTCGCGCTGCAATCGCAAGCTATGAGCTTGAGATGAATCTTGTGGTACACTCCGATGGTGGCGAGTTGATCGCTGAGTACTCCCCACAAACAATCCAGATCACCGCCCGTGACAGTGGACCGGGTATCAGCGACGTGGAATCAGCTATGACCGCTGGTTGGACTACCGCCAGTGAATGGATACGCTCCCTCGGCTTTGGTGCCGGAATGGGACTACCCAATGTCAGATCAGTGGCGGATGACTTTACCATAGAGAGCACGCTCAATGGTACAACAGTTGTCTGCGTTATTGCATTGCACCCAAATCAGGAGGAAACATAA